DNA from Crassostrea angulata isolate pt1a10 unplaced genomic scaffold, ASM2561291v2 HiC_scaffold_292, whole genome shotgun sequence:
TAGTTTTTCCTTtgtcaaatttgatatttatgtgtTGGTCTCATTTGTTCTATCCGAcaggtttttaaatttataaccaTTCCTAGAGTAAACATTTTCCCGGCACGTATTTTTGTGTGGCGTGTTTCTGGATGCACGGAGCTGTCGCGTGTTtcgttaaaaaagaaacatgaatTACTTCACCCCACAATAAACGACATTGAGTATACATGTCTCAGTAAGTGAACAGGTTATAGCCctgaataagttttaaaaaattatcatttttagagAGATTGCGCGACTTTTAGCTGTCTGTGCAGTTGCTAAATGATAGTCTGGCCTATGTTttcgtttaattttaattattttagtgATATTTTTACGGGCGAAACGCAGAGAATACTTTAGAGATATATCCACATTACGTGTTTTTAGTAGAATAGTTACAATTGCGGCCTATGAAACGTCGAAACAAGGATGCAAACACCAACATCAAAACACACATCGACCTCAGTATGAACAAGCGCTTCGATTTTAGGGGATGTTTTCGAGGACGTCCGCgctcgatgtaaacaaaaacagcgaGTGCTTGTGACCCCATTATTTCCTCGTCTTAGTTCGCAGTGAATACAACGCCGTTTCCATTTCGTCCGAAACCATGGCAGATACAGCAACCACAACCCCAGCCAAGAAGAAGGTTACAAAGCCTAAGGTGCCAGCAGCGCACCCCAAGTACGTTGACATGATCAGGGCCGCCCTGGAATCTTTGAAAGAGCGTGGCGGATCTTCCAGACAAGCCATTCTAAAGTACATAATGGCCAACTACAAAGTCGGCAACGACGTCAACTCCATCAACGCCCACTTGAAAATGGCTTTGAAGAACGGAGTGAAGAAAGGTGCTCTGAAACAAGCCAAGGGCACAGGCGCCAGTGGCTCCTTCAAGCTTGGTGACAAGCCCAAGACTGAGAAGAAGCCAAAGGCCAAGAAAGTTGCCAAGCCTAAGGCAGCAAAACCCAAGAAGGCCGCAGCAGCAAAACCAAAGAAGGTAGCCGGAGAGAAAAAGACTGCAGAGAAGAAGAAGTCCCCCAAGAAAGCAGCCGGACCGAAAAAGGTTAAGACTCCAAAGAAGAAGGCAGCAACTAAATCCCCAAAGAAGGCAGCAGCCAAGCCAAAGAAGGTCAAGACACCTAAGAAGTCAGCTGCAAAGAAAGCCAAGACTCCCAAGAAGGCAGCAGCAAAGAAATAAGCAATTCCAGCATCACTGCAGATtgctcactttaaaaaaaaaaaaaaagcccttTTCAGGGCTacccatatttttcgaaaagatgtctcaattacaaataacaaagaaacgtacatgtgtgtgtgtgtgtgtgtgtgtgtgtgtcataAATGTAACATTACATGCTTGCGTGCATATCTAATAAAACATAGTTTTTAAAATCGCATAAAAAAAAGGTGACGACTGTcggtattcattccatgtattcattcattcattactttatttcttcatttgtaTTGGAAATATCATCCATTGATTATGAATgatataatgaacaaaaaacagacacaaacaaaatgaattgaCATGCATTATTACTACCTGTGCATGTTTTCctatatttagaaaatgttaGTCTCTGCACTTGACATATATTCACATGAAACATGTAATGAATATGACATTTTTAGCCTTTAtattaaacttgtaaaaaaaataatattaatgtgcaaatgatatctttttttttaaacaatagcaTGCCCACCCTGCCTCTGTCCCcaacattacaaaaaaaaaaaacccaaaaaacccaTAAATAACCCACCAAACACCTAACACCCCCCTTCCAaggagaatttttttatttttattttttttatgataataagaataaataattaagggatatgaaaatatcacaaatgAGACAATCAGTCGAATGAGGCCTGtttaattcacaatattttgaattcatatatCAGCATATAACACTtactttttaatcttttttacatgCCATTGGAATGTTTTAACAGAAGAACtcatttaaatgtaattgttaattcAACAAGTACATATCTAATCATAGATGTAGGATGAGGCTGCATGCacattacctttttttttttatttgacatgtgATTGAATTCGTGCTTGTCAATCTTTttcaaaagcaaacaaaaaataaataaggggcatagtcataattattattttgttgaattctACAGGACAGGAACATGTGAAATGTGCATATACAGGATGAAATATACATGATTGTGTCAGTCACCATGAATGTGGGAACAGCAGACTATTCTCATTTCTCTCTGCATTTACAGGATGAGTGCACTGGATTACATCCCATggcattttctgtgatatcgtggtaagtttatttatttatttatatattttgtttttgttttaatattctaatatgtgtacatatatatacaacgtACTTAGTGCATCTTGATTATGTATTGTTCTCTCTTCTCTAAACATTTTTggcttctgaaaaaaatatataatgcgaCTCGACCTTTTagggtatacatatacattatatcaGTTATGAATTTGATGGATGTATTTAACGGATTATAGGGcctacatgtatgcattgaGTTGCTATGAGTTGTTGATTTTAATCTGATTATGAACATGAAAATCGctgaatagttttaaagacaTGTATATGTTGTATTTCTATCGAAATTTGCTGTTAGTCTTATACTGGTTGCTTTTCTGTATctcttaaattcaaatttcaccGATATACGCCTAATTTTCTAAGTTCACAAATTCTGTGCAAAAGCCGGATTGAAATGATTTTGCACCGGGCCAATGGGCACGAGTTATTACCGACTAATCACAGGCCGGCTCTCTCAGTTAGATAACCAATGGCAATGGTCGTTAGTGAGGGCGCGGTGATTTTGAAGGCAGACCTGTTATTCATTCGACTCGGTATAAAATTTATGCAGAGAGCGAACTGcctcattcattcatttgaCACTCGTCGAAGATGGCTCGTACAAAGCAGACTGCAAGAAAATCTACCGGAGGAAAGGCTCCACGTAAACAACTGGCTACCAAGGCCGCCCGTAAGAGCGCCCCAGCCACTGGTGGAGTCAAGAAACCCCACAGATACAGGCCCGGAACCGTCGCTCTCCGTGAGATCAGGAGATACCAGAAAAGCACAGAGTTGCTCATCAGGAAATTGCCCTTCCAGCGTCTGGTCCGTGAGATTGCTCAGGACTTCAAGACTGATCTGCGTTTCCAGAGCTCCGCCGTCATGGCTCTCCAGGAAGCCAGCGAAGCTTACCTTGTTGGACTCTTTGAGGACACCAACTTGTGCGCTATCCACGCCAAGAGAGTCACCATCATGCCCAAAGACATCCAGCTTGCCAGACGTATCCGTGGCGAGAGAGCTTAAATTTCTTTGTCTCTGACAAATACAAAACGGCCGTTTTCACGGCCACctaaatatttagaaaagatGCCTATATTACAATCAATGACGACTACAATTCAACGAAATTGCATAAGTAAAAAGTGcacattttgaaaacatgaGATTAAACCCTACACACATAATATGTACTTCTAAACTCTGCCCTTCTTATCATATTTCACTGTGAACTACAAACATGACAATGGTCAATGTGTAGAATGATTTGATCTGACACAATATAAAAGGCCCTTCTGAAGAGAATATATTATACTATACCATACAGCTATACATATGATTGCATTGtgattgttttttctctctgaaagttgtgcatttagtcataacattacaagaaaaatattgCCGGAAAATGTAGGGCTGTACTTGCATCACTACTTAAAATTTACCAACAGAAATGTGTATGgcacataatattttataattattgcaaCCATATTTGATTCTTATACTACAGTCTCAGACATTCGTGCTATGATGCTCGCACATATAACTGTGTGttatgttaaagaaaatataaagatagtgcaacgaatttgtttaaaagtagGAAAATTCACTACTAAAAGAGCGATTCtgcatgaaattgaaatttgtgtAATATTTGTCCCCTGtagttcttttttcatatttcagtgGTAAAGTATGTCATGAGCATGTGTTCATGTTCTTGTCGGATTTTGCTTTCTTTTATTCGGTTTCCTTGTAAAGAATGGAAAGTGTATTTTTTATCTCAATGAAATGAACACTTGACTGAATCACTGGTGCATAATTCATCAAAAAGGGAAGAAATACACATTGAAATTATACACTATAACTGAAATTGCTAAAGTAAATATCATCATATTgcattatgttttcattttgatatgtactCACCggtaagaaaaatgatttttttttctttgcatgtatttattactaGATTTAATACAGAATGTGTgtttacactttaaaaatgatattaaacaaaagcaaaatgataataattattgtgtTCCTATGTTTTGGTAAGATGTAGAAAATCTGGAACAAATGATTTATTCAATACCACCAtccctctttttaaaaaaaaagaaacccaaaaaagttttattaaatataagagAAAAGTGCCTGCAGACAATATGTCAACAAACAAGCGCCGAGGCGCGTTTACACTGTAGCCAATCAGCGTTGAGTTTACTTATTGCTAATTTTTCCCTGCCGAACTTTTCAAGGTAGAATGCTCTCTCACGGGTCGTAAATAAAGGGCTTTATAAGCTGTTCACGCGGCAGTAGATAATCATTTCAGTACACTTTAACTGAGAGAAAACATGTCTGGACGTGGTAAAGTAGGAAAAGGACTTGGAAAGGGGGGCGCCAAGCGTCACAGGAAAGTCTTGAGAGATAACATCCAGGGTATCACCAAGCCCGCCATCCGTCGTCTTGCACGCAGAGGTGGAGTCAAACGTATCTCCGGACTCATCTACGAGGAGACCCGTGGTGTCCTGAAGGTGTTCCTTGAGAACGTCATCCGTGACGCAGTCACATACACAGAGCACGCCAAGAGGAAGACCGTCACAGCCATGGACGTTGTCTACGCTCTGAAGAGACAGGGACGTACCCTCTACGGATTCGGTGGTTAGACAACCAACCGCCTTTGTGCTACACGCACAGGACAACAAACGGCCGTTTTAACGGCcaccaaatttttagaaaagatgCCTCTATCACACATGTTGTGAAATGTTGTACATACTGggttatgatatatgtatatctgaCATAAGGAATAGGAGTTAGTGGAATACAGAAAGGGTTATTGATAAGTACTTAATGTTAAGGCAAGTTCAAACCACCACCCGTTCCCtaaccccccccaccccccccccccccccccaaaaaaaaacaaaacaaaacaagacacACACATCATTGTCAATCACACCTTTCCCTGACATGCTTTCTATATTCAAATTTGACTAGGACTATAActcagaaaaaatatcaattgcacCTTATTTCATTCAACCCAAccacatttgtatttttattatttcttttttaacaatctTGATATTTAGAATAAGGACCAAATCATTCCGTGCAGTTTAAACAAAGCAATATATTTCACCAGCTGTTAGATATAAatgtttggttatttttttattccaaaaatctatattataacatgtttaaatagacacataatatgtaaacataaacacatcatttatcgattgttttctgatatttgaatatcaataaattacaatgaaataatatatggGCTATTGTGGACCATATTCAAGTCTTAAAATCTGCGGAAGTGAATTATCGTTGTAACAATTAATAGGTGGGGAAATAAATTAGAATATACAGCATAGTAGTGTGCCCAGAATATGTTGTTACAGATTTATTATAACATTAGATAATAGTATTCAACAGACAGATCATATGTTAAATTGTTCAGCTACAACTATCAGTTATGTGCCATTATAGATAAACACaactatatataaacacaactatAAATAAACACAACCGATGGGAATCTTCTGTACTCTAAGACTATTACATCGAAAATAGGAGAAATCTGTGGAAATCGGGCACATGTGCTGTAATTGggaaagattttgtttttattgtacatgCACGTACCCCTCTGATgcataatttgtatttgatgtatgtgtatttgagggttttttttttcttcatgtatttgtttattttccttaAAGGACTGTTTAAGAAATTGACAGCATTACAATGACACAACCAGTACACACAACTGAAACAGTTGTTTACTATTGCATTATAAAGATGGTagcttttcgaaaaatttgtgtggccctgaaaagggccgttttgttttatcaaactgCCACTGCTTGCAGTTTACTTGCTGCTGGTGTACTTGGTGACAGCCTTGGTGCCTTCAGAGACAGCGTGCTTGGCCAATTCACCGGGCAGGAGAAGACGGACTGCAGTCTGGATTTCTCTGCTGGTGATGGTTGAGCGTTTGTTGTAGTGGGCCAGGCGGGAAGCCTCGGCGGCGATTCTCTCGAAGATGTCATTGACGAAAGAATTCATGATGCTCATGGCCTTGCTGGAAACTCCAGTGTCAGGGTGCACCTGCTTCAGGACTTTGTAGATGTAGATAGCGTAGGATTCCCTCCTCCTCCTGCGCTTTTTCTTGTCCCCAGTTCTCTGGGCCTTGGCCTTGGTGGCGGCTTTCTTAGCTCCTTTAGATCCGACTTTGGGTGGCATGTTTACAGATTGCTGGCAAACTGAAACTATGAGTGGCGCTAAGCGAATCGCGGCCTTATATATCACGCGAGGGGGATTGAAGCGAACAGGTAAATTGCGGACGtccttgtaaacattaaattggtCGGTTTGCCCGAGGTGCGTATAAGACAAGCATAGCGATTGGCGGAACATTTCAATCCGTGGAAGTGTTTAAATAGCGTGGCGCAGCGCATCGTGTGTTATTCGTTGATATCATTTTGTCAGCACCCAACCTACAACTTGAAAATGTCTGGACGTGGTAAAGGAGGTAAAGTGAAGGGAAAGGCAAAGAGCCGATCATCCCGTGCCGGACTTCAGTTCCCCGTGGGTCGTATCCACCGTCTGCTGAGGAAGGGCAACTACGCCGAGAGAGTCGGAGCCGGTGCCCCTGTGTACCTGGCCGCCGTTCTTGAGTACTTGGCCGCTGAAGTGTTGGAGTTGGCAGGCAACGCAGCCCGTGACAACAAAAAGACCAGAATCATCCCCCGTCACCTGCAGCTGGCCATCCGCAACGACGAGGAGTTGAACAAACTTCTGTCCGGCGTGACCATCGCCCAGGGTGGTGTTCTGCCCAACATCCAGGCCGTGCTCCTCCCCAAGAAGACCCAGAAGCCCGCCGCCAAGTAAAAAGTCAGCTCTGCCGACTTTTTTGTCTATACCAAACGGCCGTTTTCACGGCCacccatatttttcgaaaagatgccTCTATAATATGCAGTGTACATGCACAtaagcatttatataaaaagcacACGTAGATAACACGCTTCTTAGATTATCGAGACAACGGTATATATTAGCGTGCGTGCAGTTGctttcaagaaaaaagaaacacacacatattaatttaaaactgtctgtgttcaatattttgattccGATTTGCACATTCTATTTGTATTTCGattaatttcatttctattACGCTGTCAATTAATACCATCCTCGTCCCTGACTGCATGTAATCAAC
Protein-coding regions in this window:
- the LOC128170051 gene encoding histone H1-delta-like, giving the protein MADTATTTPAKKKVTKPKVPAAHPKYVDMIRAALESLKERGGSSRQAILKYIMANYKVGNDVNSINAHLKMALKNGVKKGALKQAKGTGASGSFKLGDKPKTEKKPKAKKVAKPKAAKPKKAAAAKPKKVAGEKKTAEKKKSPKKAAGPKKVKTPKKKAATKSPKKAAAKPKKVKTPKKSAAKKAKTPKKAAAKK
- the LOC128170045 gene encoding histone H3, with translation MARTKQTARKSTGGKAPRKQLATKAARKSAPATGGVKKPHRYRPGTVALREIRRYQKSTELLIRKLPFQRLVREIAQDFKTDLRFQSSAVMALQEASEAYLVGLFEDTNLCAIHAKRVTIMPKDIQLARRIRGERA
- the LOC128170048 gene encoding histone H4-like encodes the protein MSGRGKVGKGLGKGGAKRHRKVLRDNIQGITKPAIRRLARRGGVKRISGLIYEETRGVLKVFLENVIRDAVTYTEHAKRKTVTAMDVVYALKRQGRTLYGFGG
- the LOC128170044 gene encoding histone H2B; amino-acid sequence: MPPKVGSKGAKKAATKAKAQRTGDKKKRRRRRESYAIYIYKVLKQVHPDTGVSSKAMSIMNSFVNDIFERIAAEASRLAHYNKRSTITSREIQTAVRLLLPGELAKHAVSEGTKAVTKYTSSK
- the LOC128170049 gene encoding histone H2A-like produces the protein MSGRGKGGKVKGKAKSRSSRAGLQFPVGRIHRLLRKGNYAERVGAGAPVYLAAVLEYLAAEVLELAGNAARDNKKTRIIPRHLQLAIRNDEELNKLLSGVTIAQGGVLPNIQAVLLPKKTQKPAAK